One stretch of Oceanipulchritudo coccoides DNA includes these proteins:
- a CDS encoding ribonucleotide-diphosphate reductase subunit beta, whose amino-acid sequence METTVVKIGNKEFVLDKQKAEAAFSAKKVINGKETMFFNILPLKYQWAYEHYKTMKANHWEPEDVPMQKDVEQWRDTSGAISEIDRWIIKMAIGYFSAAEGIVGDNILHVTREVVTAPELKLVLGRHAHEENIHADSLVYMISSLGLNPHECEAMFEDVPTIKAKNSLVVNNSRQLRRDIDLTQTENKQELAKNMFLFGQCMEGTQFYGLFGMVLSLYRQNKFPGIGQMFRYTLRDESNHISVFKNLFVDLIEENPDIWTKEFQAELVDLMKEAVRLEKEFIEDCLPVNALGLSASEFTQYIDYIADRRLESVGLQPINPGVKNPLPWLAEMMDIQKEQNFFEGRVTEYQKSSSLEVVDDDEL is encoded by the coding sequence ATGGAAACGACCGTCGTAAAAATCGGAAACAAGGAATTCGTACTCGATAAACAGAAAGCAGAAGCGGCCTTTTCGGCCAAGAAAGTCATCAACGGGAAGGAGACCATGTTCTTCAACATTCTTCCGTTGAAGTACCAGTGGGCTTACGAGCATTACAAGACAATGAAGGCCAACCACTGGGAGCCGGAAGATGTGCCCATGCAGAAGGATGTCGAGCAGTGGCGCGACACCTCCGGGGCAATCTCTGAAATCGACCGCTGGATCATCAAGATGGCCATCGGGTATTTCAGCGCCGCGGAAGGCATTGTCGGCGATAATATCCTACATGTTACCCGGGAGGTCGTGACCGCCCCCGAACTGAAGCTGGTCCTCGGCCGCCATGCGCACGAGGAAAACATCCATGCGGACAGCCTTGTCTACATGATCAGCTCCCTCGGGCTGAACCCGCATGAGTGTGAGGCGATGTTTGAGGATGTCCCGACGATCAAGGCCAAGAATTCACTCGTGGTGAACAACAGCCGGCAACTGCGACGGGATATTGACCTGACACAGACTGAAAACAAGCAGGAGCTGGCCAAGAACATGTTCCTGTTTGGCCAGTGTATGGAAGGGACCCAGTTCTACGGCCTCTTCGGCATGGTCCTGAGCCTGTACAGACAGAACAAATTCCCGGGAATCGGGCAGATGTTCCGCTACACCCTGCGGGATGAATCCAACCATATTTCCGTCTTCAAGAACCTCTTCGTGGATCTCATCGAGGAGAACCCGGACATTTGGACCAAGGAATTCCAGGCGGAGCTTGTTGACCTGATGAAAGAAGCCGTCCGGCTTGAGAAAGAATTCATTGAAGACTGCCTGCCAGTCAACGCCCTCGGTCTCAGTGCTTCCGAGTTTACCCAGTACATTGACTACATCGCGGACCGCCGCCTCGAAAGTGTCGGCCTCCAGCCAATTAATCCCGGCGTCAAAAATCCACTTCCCTGGCTCGCCGAGATGATGGATATCCAGAAAGAACAGAATTTCTTCGAAGGGCGCGTCACGGAATACCAGAAGTCCAGCTCGCTTGAAGTTGTTGATGACGACGAGCTATAG
- a CDS encoding MFS transporter, translated as MTRSDGPAPEILEGNLRRFIWFRLFFNARFYYPVFTILYLDYGLSLEQFAILNLIWALTIVLAEVPSGALADLIGRKRLLVFAAFLMFIEMGLLTVVPIGTSTLLFVVFLINRIFSGLAEAAASGADEALAYDSLKALGREKDWPHLLEKTTRVVSIGFFVTMITGALSYDEQVMNTFLGFLNKDWELQKETIIRFPIILCLATSCIVIFTTLGMREIEPTGEQAPKAERLGWRVIIKPFKQILAAAGWTLNHRFVLFVILAALAIDSVARQFVVLASEYYRIIDIPPAWFGFIGAGMSLLGIVNARISRYLVTHHSPFFNYLVLSAILLVGLTGILFTIPWFGVFFAIGAFAMMGMVNYQSSYYINREVDSSKRATVLSFRGLALNLGLGLASLFYTGLIAALKAREEAGLSPEALQESVFIDSLKAFPVYFLFLFALVIVFGRMFIRRSQLCFQVGNESKSPS; from the coding sequence ATGACCAGGTCCGACGGTCCCGCCCCTGAAATTCTGGAAGGCAACCTGCGGCGGTTTATCTGGTTCAGGCTCTTTTTCAACGCCCGCTTTTACTATCCGGTCTTCACCATCCTGTATCTTGACTACGGATTGAGTCTGGAACAGTTCGCCATCCTGAACCTGATCTGGGCCTTGACCATTGTCCTCGCGGAGGTGCCATCCGGCGCACTGGCCGACCTGATCGGCAGGAAACGCCTTCTGGTGTTTGCGGCCTTTCTCATGTTTATCGAGATGGGCCTGTTGACCGTTGTCCCGATTGGGACCTCCACCCTGCTTTTTGTTGTCTTCCTGATCAACCGGATCTTCTCCGGACTGGCAGAGGCTGCGGCAAGCGGTGCGGATGAAGCATTGGCCTATGATTCCCTCAAGGCATTGGGGCGCGAAAAGGATTGGCCCCATCTTTTGGAGAAAACAACGCGCGTCGTATCGATTGGCTTCTTTGTCACGATGATTACCGGCGCCCTCTCCTACGACGAGCAGGTGATGAACACTTTCTTGGGGTTTCTGAACAAGGACTGGGAACTCCAGAAGGAGACCATCATCCGCTTCCCGATCATTCTCTGCCTGGCCACTTCTTGTATTGTGATTTTCACGACACTTGGCATGCGGGAGATTGAACCCACCGGGGAACAGGCGCCCAAGGCGGAACGCCTCGGGTGGCGGGTCATCATCAAGCCATTCAAGCAGATCCTTGCCGCGGCTGGATGGACCCTGAACCATCGCTTTGTCCTGTTCGTGATCCTTGCCGCCCTGGCTATCGATAGCGTGGCCCGGCAATTCGTCGTTTTAGCGAGCGAGTATTACCGCATCATTGATATACCACCGGCATGGTTTGGATTCATTGGTGCGGGCATGTCCCTGCTGGGCATTGTGAACGCCCGTATTTCGCGGTATCTTGTCACTCATCATTCCCCGTTTTTCAATTACCTCGTTCTTTCAGCAATTCTTCTCGTCGGCCTGACCGGGATTCTCTTCACCATTCCTTGGTTTGGAGTGTTCTTCGCCATTGGAGCCTTTGCCATGATGGGCATGGTCAACTACCAATCCAGTTACTATATCAACCGCGAGGTGGACTCTTCCAAGCGGGCCACCGTATTGAGTTTTCGCGGGCTGGCCCTGAATCTTGGCCTTGGACTGGCGAGTCTGTTCTATACGGGATTGATCGCGGCCCTCAAGGCCCGGGAGGAAGCCGGCCTGTCGCCGGAGGCCCTTCAGGAATCCGTATTTATCGATTCCCTTAAGGCCTTCCCGGTCTATTTCCTCTTCCTGTTTGCCCTGGTGATTGTCTTCGGCCGCATGTTCATACGCCGGAGCCAGCTTTGCTTCCAGGTGGGGAACGAATCCAAGTCCCCTTCCTGA
- a CDS encoding ABC transporter ATP-binding protein produces MVPVTVSNVEKRFGNVVALKGVDLEIAPGELFFLLGPSGCGKTTLLRCLAGFYIPERGTIHFGKSDVTRLAPHKRNTGMMFQSYALWPHMTVAENVAFGLEQRHVNRKEKQARVEEALASVRMEKYASRKPNQLSGGQQQRVALARSLVIRPQCLFLDEPLSNLDAKLRMEMRQEIRRVCKEYNLTTIYVTHDQKEALSIADRMAILSEGEILQLGTPAGVYKRPKSAFVADFIGETNFIEGTVVRAGAGNILVKTLIGDLSGVAGDPEDSFTEGQQVTLSIRPECVKLDTYPVEENGFAGKIGESVYYGELAQYEFFSGEDFHLKVFELNPRYLNRVGQEGLYAYVDPDDVVVLSK; encoded by the coding sequence ATGGTTCCGGTGACGGTTTCGAATGTGGAGAAGCGATTTGGCAACGTGGTGGCACTCAAGGGTGTCGACCTTGAGATTGCCCCGGGCGAGCTCTTTTTTCTTTTGGGCCCGAGCGGGTGTGGAAAGACAACCCTGCTGCGTTGCCTGGCGGGATTTTACATTCCGGAACGGGGAACAATTCATTTTGGCAAATCTGATGTAACCCGGCTGGCTCCGCACAAGCGGAACACCGGGATGATGTTCCAGAGTTATGCTCTCTGGCCCCATATGACTGTGGCTGAGAACGTCGCCTTCGGCTTGGAACAGCGCCATGTGAACCGCAAGGAGAAGCAGGCCCGGGTGGAGGAGGCATTGGCCTCGGTCAGGATGGAAAAGTATGCCAGCCGGAAGCCTAACCAGCTCTCTGGCGGCCAGCAGCAGCGCGTCGCGCTGGCCCGCTCGCTGGTAATTCGCCCGCAGTGCCTCTTCCTTGATGAACCCCTCTCCAATCTTGATGCAAAGCTGCGGATGGAAATGCGGCAGGAAATCCGGCGGGTCTGCAAGGAATACAACCTGACCACGATCTACGTCACTCACGACCAGAAGGAGGCTCTCTCAATCGCCGATCGGATGGCGATTCTGAGTGAGGGGGAAATCCTCCAGCTGGGCACGCCTGCCGGTGTCTACAAGCGACCGAAAAGTGCCTTTGTCGCAGACTTCATCGGCGAGACCAATTTCATCGAGGGGACGGTGGTGCGCGCTGGAGCAGGCAACATCCTTGTGAAAACCCTGATCGGTGATCTAAGCGGGGTGGCTGGCGACCCGGAAGATTCCTTTACGGAAGGACAACAGGTCACCCTTTCTATCCGTCCGGAATGCGTGAAACTCGATACCTATCCGGTTGAGGAAAATGGATTTGCCGGAAAAATCGGTGAGTCGGTCTACTACGGGGAATTGGCCCAGTACGAGTTTTTCAGCGGCGAGGATTTCCACCTCAAGGTATTTGAATTGAATCCGCGCTATTTGAACCGCGTCGGGCAGGAAGGGCTGTATGCCTATGTTGACCCGGATGATGTGGTCGTTCTTTCCAAATGA
- a CDS encoding aldose epimerase — translation MAAEENPAALKTETFELGSSTFQIAPESGFRLMRWTLSTAVGKREILHWPDSAGNEPFHGIRGGNPLLFPFAGRSFDRGLEDHWRAPGGEQLPMPRHGFARDGEFEVVSKDSHHISAKLVPDEKAKAAYPYNYTFSTRYTFEELAFTISLKLENHGEEPIPWSAGHHFYFTLPWHNAARRKDYRLNMEARKCAYHGPDGKLVMQKDRESCHDLSDTDLLDRIHWELRHNRVSFGPKGGEEDVHLIIGSEPVPQKGVAVVTWSESESAPYYCIEPWMGAPNAAEHGKGLHWVGPGECASFEVQVSLF, via the coding sequence GAAGAAAATCCTGCCGCCTTGAAGACGGAAACCTTCGAACTAGGTTCCTCAACGTTCCAAATTGCCCCGGAGAGCGGCTTTCGCTTGATGCGATGGACCCTCTCGACAGCGGTTGGAAAGCGCGAAATCCTTCACTGGCCGGATTCTGCAGGAAATGAACCGTTCCATGGAATCCGTGGCGGTAATCCCCTCCTCTTCCCGTTTGCCGGAAGGTCCTTTGATCGCGGTCTGGAAGACCACTGGCGTGCTCCAGGGGGAGAACAGCTGCCTATGCCAAGGCATGGATTTGCCCGTGATGGAGAATTTGAAGTGGTGTCGAAGGATTCCCACCACATCTCAGCCAAGCTGGTGCCGGATGAGAAGGCAAAGGCGGCTTATCCATACAACTACACTTTCTCAACCCGCTACACGTTTGAAGAACTCGCCTTCACCATTTCCCTCAAGCTCGAAAATCATGGGGAGGAACCCATTCCCTGGTCTGCCGGACATCACTTTTATTTCACATTACCCTGGCACAATGCTGCCAGACGAAAAGATTACCGGCTGAACATGGAGGCCCGGAAATGCGCCTACCATGGGCCAGACGGCAAACTTGTCATGCAGAAGGATCGCGAATCCTGTCATGATTTATCCGATACAGATCTGCTTGACCGGATTCATTGGGAATTGCGACACAACCGGGTCTCGTTTGGACCCAAAGGTGGCGAAGAGGATGTTCACCTTATCATCGGGTCCGAGCCCGTGCCACAGAAGGGGGTTGCTGTCGTGACATGGTCAGAATCCGAAAGTGCGCCCTATTACTGTATTGAGCCGTGGATGGGTGCACCAAATGCAGCTGAGCACGGAAAGGGACTCCACTGGGTTGGCCCGGGGGAATGTGCCTCGTTTGAGGTGCAGGTCAGTCTTTTTTGA
- a CDS encoding haloacid dehalogenase-like hydrolase translates to MPEDSTLNRQNIVACIWDFDKTLIPGYMQWPIFEHYGIDEKRFWKEVNDLPQKYKEQGQIVSTEIMYLNHILTYIRHGKLAGLNNALLRKLGAKLNFYQGLPEFFQTLKDIVTKDPMYARYEIRLEHYIISTGLAEMIRGSAIAPYVEQVYGCELIENPLPPNFASQPEFEISGPREVSQIGHLVDNTIKTRYVFEINKGTNKITSIDVNSRIAPEDRRVPVRNMIYVADGPSDVPVFSVVRKHGGKAYAVYEPKNEKEFAQNDALRASERVDHFGRADYREKSDTYMWLTTHVRQICNRIVEESERALTHRVGRPPQHLHRDDPPVMKGSFQENLFEDEQTQPEENSSK, encoded by the coding sequence ATGCCAGAAGACAGCACACTTAACCGACAAAACATTGTCGCTTGTATCTGGGACTTCGACAAGACCCTCATCCCGGGATACATGCAATGGCCCATTTTCGAGCACTATGGGATTGATGAGAAACGTTTCTGGAAGGAAGTGAACGACCTTCCACAGAAGTACAAGGAACAGGGGCAGATCGTGTCGACTGAGATCATGTACCTGAACCATATTCTCACGTACATCCGTCATGGCAAGTTGGCCGGGCTCAACAATGCGCTCCTGCGCAAACTCGGCGCAAAACTCAACTTCTACCAGGGCCTCCCGGAATTCTTCCAGACCTTGAAGGATATCGTGACCAAGGACCCGATGTATGCGCGCTATGAAATCCGGCTGGAACACTACATTATCTCGACCGGTCTTGCAGAAATGATCAGGGGCAGTGCGATTGCTCCATATGTCGAACAGGTTTATGGGTGCGAACTAATCGAAAACCCGCTCCCACCGAATTTTGCCTCGCAACCGGAGTTTGAAATTTCAGGCCCGCGCGAAGTTTCGCAGATCGGCCACCTCGTCGATAACACGATCAAGACGCGTTATGTTTTTGAAATCAACAAGGGGACCAACAAAATCACCTCGATTGATGTGAATTCGCGAATCGCGCCCGAGGACCGGCGCGTCCCGGTCCGCAATATGATCTATGTTGCCGATGGGCCCAGTGACGTTCCGGTCTTTTCCGTGGTCCGCAAGCATGGCGGGAAGGCCTACGCCGTCTATGAACCCAAGAACGAGAAGGAATTTGCCCAGAACGATGCCCTTCGCGCAAGTGAACGGGTCGATCATTTTGGCCGGGCTGACTATCGGGAGAAAAGCGACACCTACATGTGGCTGACCACCCATGTCCGGCAAATCTGCAATCGCATCGTCGAGGAATCCGAGCGGGCCCTGACCCATCGTGTCGGACGTCCGCCACAGCACCTGCACCGTGACGATCCGCCAGTCATGAAAGGGTCCTTTCAGGAGAACCTGTTTGAGGATGAGCAGACCCAGCCCGAGGAAAATTCGTCTAAATGA
- the mgtE gene encoding magnesium transporter: MDTPTERQDLSYSHEELMEWPRDELSNLNPVRLAATSSLAVAQFLERLEIDERRELLRQLSTERAADILAEMDEEDAADVLEEMRPHRAARILDDFEPDDAADVVAELEPENREQLLAHMEQDSRESVEELLSYDPDSAGGLMTTEVDTALDRMTVEEATSRIREFANKHEDLHYVYVVNEQRQLRGIVSLRKLIQSGPQQLISTIMRSDIQGVCTPEMDKEEVSLLMAEHNLPDIAVVDAQNTLLGVITHDDVLDVIRDEATEDIQKLAGAGGDEDIHDDILFSIRQRQPWLAVNLGTAFIAAMVVKIFEADIGALPILAAIMPIIAGVGGNSGQQSLAITIRSIALGLVKEGDAKGILFRQAVIGLINGLLIGLLAAVMVAFFGGPLKLSIIVLSAMIINLAMGCITGTLIPLVLLKLKQDPAQVSSILLTFVTDTGGFFIFLTLGSIFLL, translated from the coding sequence ATGGATACGCCCACTGAACGTCAGGACCTCTCCTATTCGCACGAAGAGTTGATGGAATGGCCTCGGGATGAGCTGTCCAACCTGAACCCTGTCCGGTTGGCAGCCACCTCGTCTCTTGCCGTGGCCCAATTCCTTGAGCGGCTTGAGATTGACGAACGAAGGGAACTCCTGCGGCAGCTCTCCACCGAGCGGGCCGCGGACATCCTTGCCGAAATGGATGAGGAGGACGCGGCGGACGTCCTCGAGGAAATGCGACCCCACCGGGCGGCCCGAATCCTCGATGATTTCGAACCGGATGATGCCGCCGATGTTGTGGCCGAGCTCGAGCCTGAGAACCGGGAACAGCTGCTGGCCCACATGGAGCAGGACTCCCGGGAAAGCGTTGAAGAACTCCTGTCCTACGACCCTGACAGCGCCGGCGGTCTCATGACGACGGAAGTCGATACCGCGCTTGACAGGATGACGGTGGAAGAAGCCACCTCGCGCATCCGCGAATTCGCCAACAAGCATGAGGATCTGCACTACGTGTATGTAGTGAACGAGCAACGACAATTGAGGGGCATTGTTTCCTTGCGGAAACTTATCCAGTCCGGACCGCAGCAACTCATCAGCACCATCATGCGAAGTGATATCCAAGGGGTCTGTACTCCGGAAATGGACAAGGAGGAAGTCTCGCTGCTCATGGCGGAACATAATCTTCCGGATATCGCTGTCGTTGATGCACAAAACACCCTCCTTGGCGTGATCACCCACGATGACGTTTTGGACGTTATCCGGGACGAAGCGACTGAGGATATCCAGAAACTCGCCGGTGCGGGCGGGGACGAGGATATCCACGATGACATCCTCTTCAGTATTCGCCAACGCCAGCCCTGGCTTGCCGTCAACCTGGGGACAGCCTTCATTGCGGCAATGGTTGTGAAAATTTTCGAGGCAGACATTGGGGCACTCCCCATTCTGGCTGCCATCATGCCCATCATTGCCGGTGTGGGAGGCAACAGCGGGCAGCAGTCCCTTGCCATCACCATCCGCTCCATTGCCCTCGGTCTGGTCAAGGAAGGCGATGCCAAGGGAATCCTTTTTCGTCAGGCGGTTATTGGTCTCATTAACGGGCTTCTAATCGGCCTGTTGGCAGCCGTCATGGTGGCCTTTTTTGGCGGACCCTTGAAGCTGTCGATTATCGTCCTGAGCGCGATGATCATCAATCTTGCCATGGGCTGTATAACGGGAACTTTGATTCCACTGGTGCTCCTTAAACTCAAGCAGGATCCCGCCCAGGTATCCTCGATTCTTCTCACCTTCGTAACCGATACCGGTGGTTTTTTCATCTTTCTAACTCTGGGCTCAATATTCCTTCTTTAA
- a CDS encoding ABC transporter substrate-binding protein, with the protein MNKAGKLFIVLALVVVLGLPFLLQKSEKVTRFADDTVVIITPHTESIRYEFARAFEKWYQQKTGRSIYVDYRVIGGTSEIGKFLNSEFTNSFRNHWENDLQQEWTQAVQAAFANPYTMPDSTPGDDTPAEAARRAFLASGASSGIDLFFGGGAYDFRKQANIGNLVDAGLLRSRPDWFQETVIPGAIPKAIPESISGESFYDGEGRWYGTVLSSYGIIYNRDALARLEIPNEPRQWVDLTDPRYFGQIAVSDPTKSGSMAQAFEMIIQQQMHLLEGQGNRDEHEVVREGWIRGMQVVQKIAANARYFTDTSQKPNIDVATGDCAAGMSIDFYGRFQQENILDRSGDTRFGFHVPVGGTTVSADPIGLLRGARNKEQAILFIEFVLSLEGQKLWNFKVGEPGGPELFSLRRPPIRPELYGPEWNQKRSDASFNPYVAARDFTYRGDWTGRLFSEIRTIIRICFIDVRKELVEAWAAIIKAKNAGRLADAEEAERIMQDMTPISYEEAETTIDAVLKAPRIEEVRLARELSEHFREQYKRARRIAEGR; encoded by the coding sequence ATGAATAAAGCGGGCAAGCTATTCATCGTCCTGGCGCTGGTGGTTGTTCTGGGCCTCCCGTTTCTCCTGCAGAAATCGGAAAAAGTGACCCGTTTCGCCGATGACACGGTGGTGATCATAACCCCGCACACGGAATCAATTCGCTACGAATTTGCCCGTGCCTTTGAGAAGTGGTACCAGCAGAAGACCGGGCGGTCCATTTACGTGGACTACCGGGTGATTGGGGGAACAAGTGAAATTGGTAAATTCCTGAATTCAGAATTTACCAATTCCTTCCGTAACCATTGGGAGAATGACCTGCAGCAGGAGTGGACCCAGGCGGTTCAGGCGGCTTTCGCCAATCCCTACACCATGCCCGATTCGACACCGGGGGACGATACGCCCGCGGAAGCGGCGCGCCGTGCCTTTCTGGCCAGTGGGGCCAGCAGCGGTATTGACTTGTTCTTTGGTGGTGGCGCCTACGATTTCCGTAAGCAGGCCAATATCGGCAATCTCGTGGATGCCGGACTTTTGCGATCCCGTCCGGATTGGTTTCAGGAAACGGTGATTCCGGGCGCCATCCCAAAGGCTATTCCGGAGAGTATTTCGGGGGAAAGCTTTTATGACGGGGAAGGGCGCTGGTACGGCACCGTACTCTCGAGCTACGGCATCATTTACAATCGCGATGCCTTGGCTCGCCTCGAAATCCCCAATGAGCCGCGGCAATGGGTGGATCTCACCGACCCGCGTTACTTTGGCCAGATCGCGGTCAGTGATCCGACAAAAAGCGGATCCATGGCGCAGGCCTTCGAAATGATCATCCAGCAGCAGATGCATCTGTTGGAGGGACAAGGAAACCGGGACGAGCATGAGGTGGTCCGGGAGGGCTGGATACGCGGGATGCAGGTTGTGCAGAAAATTGCCGCCAATGCCCGCTATTTCACGGATACCTCGCAGAAGCCCAACATTGACGTGGCGACAGGCGACTGTGCCGCCGGTATGTCAATTGATTTCTACGGGCGCTTTCAACAGGAGAACATTCTCGATCGAAGCGGGGATACACGCTTTGGATTTCATGTCCCCGTGGGTGGGACGACTGTCTCTGCGGATCCGATTGGCTTGCTGCGAGGAGCCCGCAATAAAGAGCAGGCGATCCTGTTCATTGAGTTTGTCCTCTCACTCGAAGGACAGAAACTCTGGAATTTCAAGGTTGGGGAACCCGGCGGGCCGGAATTGTTCAGTTTGCGTCGGCCCCCCATTCGTCCAGAGCTCTATGGCCCTGAATGGAATCAGAAGCGATCCGATGCTTCATTCAACCCCTACGTCGCAGCGCGGGACTTTACTTACCGGGGAGATTGGACCGGACGCCTTTTCAGCGAAATCCGCACAATCATCCGGATTTGCTTCATTGACGTGCGAAAGGAATTGGTCGAGGCATGGGCCGCAATTATTAAGGCGAAGAATGCAGGCAGGTTGGCCGATGCCGAAGAGGCTGAGCGGATCATGCAGGACATGACGCCGATTTCCTACGAGGAGGCTGAGACAACAATCGATGCGGTCCTGAAAGCGCCGAGGATTGAGGAAGTGCGATTGGCCCGTGAGCTGAGTGAGCATTTTCGTGAACAATACAAGCGCGCACGCCGAATTGCAGAGGGGCGGTGA
- a CDS encoding metallophosphoesterase, protein MAKLTVKCLPPCSGRTLIIGDIHGCADELETLLDAFSARKEDRIIAAGDLINRGPDSVGVLKLVRKHAIEPILGNHEMRLLKAWQKDKSSLLKSKDKPSFKKLSETDWKWIETWPHVLEIPSLKTLVVHGGFAQGVAWKKQDPEIVTRIQVLDKKGLPAKRSDAPSGRPWAESWSGPEHVYYGHTPRPHPLFHPFATGLDTGCLYGYTLTGISLPEKEIFRVHARKNYVDG, encoded by the coding sequence ATGGCAAAACTCACCGTCAAGTGCCTTCCGCCCTGTTCGGGCAGGACCCTTATTATCGGCGATATTCACGGCTGCGCCGATGAGTTGGAGACGCTCCTCGACGCCTTCTCTGCGCGGAAGGAAGACCGCATCATCGCCGCCGGTGATCTGATAAACCGCGGCCCGGACAGTGTTGGCGTCCTTAAGCTGGTGAGGAAGCACGCCATTGAACCCATTCTGGGCAATCACGAGATGCGCCTTCTGAAAGCCTGGCAGAAGGACAAATCCTCCCTTCTCAAATCCAAGGACAAACCGTCCTTCAAGAAGCTTTCTGAGACTGATTGGAAGTGGATTGAGACTTGGCCCCATGTGCTGGAGATTCCCTCCCTGAAGACCTTGGTCGTACACGGCGGATTTGCCCAAGGGGTTGCCTGGAAAAAGCAGGATCCGGAAATTGTGACCCGCATCCAGGTTCTCGACAAAAAGGGGCTCCCTGCAAAAAGATCCGATGCCCCGAGCGGTCGCCCGTGGGCGGAGAGCTGGTCCGGCCCTGAACATGTTTATTACGGACATACGCCAAGGCCGCATCCCCTCTTCCATCCCTTTGCGACCGGACTGGATACAGGTTGCCTGTATGGCTATACCCTCACCGGGATTTCCCTCCCGGAAAAGGAGATCTTCCGCGTACACGCCCGCAAAAATTACGTGGATGGCTAA